In Zygosaccharomyces rouxii strain CBS732 chromosome D complete sequence, one DNA window encodes the following:
- a CDS encoding uncharacterized protein (similar to uniprot|P53388 Saccharomyces cerevisiae YPL265W DIP5 Dicarboxylic amino acid permease, mediates high-affinity and high-capacity transport of L-glutamate and L-aspartate; also a transporter for Gln, Asn, Ser, Ala, and Gly), whose amino-acid sequence MLEKKGTVVLERPASGEDECESEEIDEKNGNLSRELKPRVVSLLTLGSAVGTGLIIGSGSALAKGGPISLFIAYLFTGSLLCVVIFSLSEMASFAPMDKGFSGYLNRYVDPAFGFAAGWNYFLKYAIVLSANLTAFGLVIGYWRPDVNVGVWVTVLYVTVFCVNFLAVKYFGEIEALLTVFKLLVLVIVYITCLIITCGGAPNHTTTGFRYWRESGALPYLVGGGTGKFLGWWACVVQSIFGFMGSEMIGIVYGETANPKKTIPKSSMNVFFRIGFLYVFGVFILGLAISPVNSKLVHAHSTDANASPFVIAISSSGIKVLPNFVNAALLVFIISSANTDIYICSRQLYGLAKDGAAPKIFLLVNRFKVPVVGCVTGSLLGFLAYMNTKKSAATVFSYITSTVSVFGILNWFYILIAYINYDRAIKAKGISIDDIPFRMWFQPYAAYVTLFFVTIITFFNGYNAFIIKFHYKTFITSYIGVFANILMVIGYKLYFKTKFVKPSEISFRTRNEHEGEEA is encoded by the coding sequence ATGCTTGAAAAGAAGGGTACAGTTGTTTTAGAAAGGCCTGCATCTGGGGAAGATGAGTGTGAATCTGAGGAAATTGACGAAAAGAATGGGAACCTTTCTCGGGAACTCAAACCAAGGGTGGTATCCCTCTTGACGCTGGGGAGTGCTGTTGGCACTGGCCTTATTATTGGCAGTGGATCGGCGTTGGCTAAAGGAGGCCCCATAAGCCTTTTTATAGCGTACCTGTTTACTGGTTCACTGCTGTGCGTGGtcatcttttctttgagCGAGATGGCAAGCTTTGCGCCAATGGACAAAGGATTCAGTGGATATCTGAACAGATACGTCGACCCAGCGTTTGGATTCGCAGCTGGTTGGAATTATTTTCTTAAATATGCAATTGTGTTGAGTGCAAATTTAACTGCCTTTGGATTGGTTATAGGATATTGGAGGCCAGACGTAAACGTCGGAGTGTGGGTTACAGTTCTTTATGTGACAGTGTTTTGTGTAAATTTTTTGGCGGTCAAGTATTTTGGAGAGATTGAAGCCTTGCTGACTGTGTTTAAGTTGCTAGTGCTGGTGATCGTTTATATCACTTGCCTAATCATCACTTGCGGCGGAGCCCCGAATCATACTACTACTGGATTTCGTTATTGGCGTGAGAGCGGCGCACTTCCCTATCTAGTTGGAGGCGGCACgggaaaatttcttggttGGTGGGCTTGTGTTGTTCAGTCAATATTTGGGTTTATGGGATCTGAAATGATTGGTATAGTTTATGGAGAAACTGCGAACCCGAAAAAGACTATTCCCAAATCCTCTATGAATGTGTTTTTTCGAATTGGATTTCTTTACGTTTTTGGAGTATTCATACTGGGGTTGGCAATATCACCAGTCAATTCAAAATTGGTTCATGCCCATAGCACGGATGCCAATGCTTCTCCGTTTGTGATTGCAATAAGTTCAAGTGGAATCAAAGTTTTGCCCAACTTCGTTAATGCTGCATTATTAGtgttcatcatcagctCTGCAAATACGGATATTTATATATGTTCGAGGCAACTTTATGGATTGGCCAAGGATGGGGCAGCACccaaaatatttttgcTTGTGAACAGGTTCAAGGTTCCCGTAGTTGGGTGTGTCACAGGTTCTTTACTAGGGTTTTTGGCTTATATGAATACGAAGAAATCGGCGGCAACGGTCTTTAGTTACATAACCAGCACAGTTTCGGTATTTGGTATTTTAAATTGGTTCTACATCCTAATAGCTTATATCAACTACGATCGGGCGATAAAGGCAAAAGGAATAAGTATCGATGATATTCCCTTCCGTATGTGGTTTCAGCCATATGCTGCGTACGTGACACTTTTCTTTGTGACGATCATTACTTTTTTTAATGGGTACAACGCCTTCATCATAAAATTTCACTACAAGACTTTCATCACAAGCTATATTGGAGTATTTGCAAATATTTTAATGGTGATAGGATACAAACTATACTTTAAGACAAAATTCGTAAAACCAAGTGAAATCTCCTTTAGAACAAGGAACGAACATGAAGGTGAGGAAGCTTaa
- a CDS encoding uncharacterized protein (similar to uniprot|P40586 Saccharomyces cerevisiae YIR042C Hypothetical ORF), which produces MTNMTQTLGTVVQNWTTRPRPSKIVLQGNLCTLEPLNGEKHAKDLFESFKEAGDEFWTYIPIGPFDRLDDYRALVDKLSVSDDAHFAIINKEKGRAVGQLCLMRCDPANGVVEVGFVLFSPHLWKTTMATEAHYLLMKYVFEDLGYRRYEWKCNSHNGPSRKAAYRLGFQFEGTFRQAEVVKGRNRDTQWFSIIDKEWIDCRSAFDRWLSGENFEDGKQKLALSEIRSKILADKD; this is translated from the coding sequence ATGACGAATATGACTCAAACCTTAGGAACTGTTGTACAAAACTGGACCACTAGACCACGTCCTTCAAAAATCGTGCTACAGGGAAACCTGTGTACTCTTGAGCCTCTGAATGGTGAGAAGCATGCAAAAGATTTGTTCGAGTCATTTAAGGAGGCGGGTGACGAATTTTGGACTTATATTCCAATTGGTCCCTTTGATAGGCTAGACGACTATAGGGCATTAGTTGATAAACTCAGTGTGAGTGATGATGCTCACTTTGCCATTAtaaacaaagaaaaaggaCGTGCTGTTGGTCAATTATGTTTGATGAGGTGTGATCCTGCAAATGGTGTAGTAGAGGTTGGTTTTGTGTTGTTTTCCCCACATTTATGGAAAACCACGATGGCTACAGAGGCGCACTATTTGCTGATGAAGTATGTTTTTGAGGACCTGGGGTACAGGAGATACGAATGGAAGTGCAACAGTCACAATGGGCCTTCAAGAAAAGCTGCATATAGACTCGGTTTCCAGTTTGAAGGAACATTTAGGCAAGCTGAAGTTGTAAAAGGCAGGAACAGAGATACTCAGTGGTTTTCTATAATAGATAAGGAATGGATTGACTGTCGTTCTGCGTTTGATAGATGGTTGAGCGGtgagaattttgaagatggaaAACAAAAGCTGGCTTTAAGTGAAATTAGAAGCAAAATTCTAGCAGATAAAGATTGA